One Neovison vison isolate M4711 chromosome 2, ASM_NN_V1, whole genome shotgun sequence genomic window carries:
- the ZNF644 gene encoding zinc finger protein 644 isoform X1 — protein MRLFLQRDVNKTKSRLNVLNGLANNMDDVKINTEITGAKEELLDNNSFISDKESGVHKPKDCQTSFQINNTLTLPEELSKDKSEKALSGGQSTLFIHAGAPTVSSENFILPKGAAVNGPVLHSSLTKTSNMNKGSVSLTTGQPVDQPTTESCSTLKVAPDLQLSTPQKASQHQVLFLLSDVAHAKNPTHSIKKLPTSASVGCDIQNSVGSSIKSESTLISQVEVGEDSDDLLVKDDCVDTLTGISSGTDEFRSENDTNWDPQKEFIQFLMTNEDTVDKAPVHSKVGLEKKRKRKMDVSKITRYTEDCFSDSNCIPNKSKMLEVDFLEQNEELQAIDSQKYALSKVKPESTDEDLESVDAFQHLIYNPDKCGEDSSPVHSSTFLSNTLKKKCEESDSESPATFSTEEPSFYPCTKCNVNFREKKHLHRHMMYHLDGNSHFRHLNVPRPYACRECGRTFRDRNSLLKHMIIHQERRQKLMEEIRELKELQDEGRSARLQCPQCVFGTNCPKTFVQHAKTHEKDKRYYCCEECNFMAVTENELECHRGIAHGAVVKCPIVSSDVAQRKTQKKTFMKDSLIGSSKKSATYICKMCPFTTSARSILKKHMEYLHSSSCIDSFGSPLGLDKRKSDILEEPIDIDSTKPLIKQQSTTFPKNSALKQDVKRTFGSSSQSSNFSKFHKRPHRIQKARKSIAQSGVNVCNQNNSHKTVTIKSSTDQKPKYFHQAAKEKSNAKANSNYLYRHKYENYRMIKKSGESYPLHFKKEEPSSLNSLHLFSSSGNSHNNSFISDPQNSDTKRPESFKEHRRVAVKRVVKESKKESSVGGEDLDSYPDFLHKMTVVVLQKLNSAEKKDSYETEDESSWDNVELGDYTTQAIEDETYNDINQEHVNLFPLFKSKVEGQEPGENATLSYDQNDGFYFEYYEDAGTNNFLHDIHDPQHLENAETSLSKHSSVFHWTDLSLEKKSCPYCPATFETGVGLSNHVRGHLHRAGLSYEARHVVSPEQIATSDKMQHFKRTGTGTPVKRVRKAIEKSETTSEHTCQLCGGWFDTKIGLSNHVRGHLKRLGKTKWDAHKSPICVLNEMMQNEEKYEKILKALNSRRIIPRPFVAQKFASSDDFLSQNVIPLEAYRNGLKTEALSVSASEEEGLSFLNEYDETKPELPSGKKNQSLTLIELLKNKRMGEERNSAISPQKIHNQTARKRFVQKCVLPLSEDSPLMYQPQRMDLTMHSGMPVKLRTCVHCNTTFTSAVSLSNHLRAYARKKSAGLLTGTALDCKQKKSRSRSGSKKKMLSLPHGADEVYILRCRFCGLVFRGPLSVQEDWIKHLQRHIVNANLPRTGAGMVEVTSLLKKPASITETSFSLLMAEAAS, from the exons aCTAAATGTGTTAAATGGGCTTGCCAACAATATGGATGATGTGAAGATAAACACCGAAATTACTGGTGCTAAAGAAGAACTCCTAGATAACAACAGTTTTATCTCAGACAAAGAAAGTGGAGTTCATAAACCAAAAGATTGTCAAACatcatttcagataaataatacGCTCACTCTGCCTGAAGAACTGTCAAAGGACAAATCTGAAAAAGCCTTAAGTGGAGGCCAGTCTACTCTGTTTATACATGCTGGTGCTCCTACTGTTTCTAGTGAAAATTTTATCTTGCCTAAAGGAGCTGCTGTTAATGGACCAGTTTTACACTCCTCCTTAACTAAGACTTCCAATATGAATAAAGGCAGCGTTTCATTAACCACTGGACAACCTGTGGATCAGCCAACAACAGAATCTTGTTCAACTTTGAAGGTGGCACCTGATCTTCAACTATCTACACCACAGAAAGCAAGTCAAcaccaagttttatttttgttatcagATGTAGCACATGCTAAAAATCCAACCCATTCCATTAAAAAACTACCTACCTCTGCTTCCGTTGGTTGTGACATTCAGAATTCAGTAGGGAGTAGTATAAAGTCAGAGAGCACTTTAATAAGTCAAGTAGAGGTGGGTGAGGATAGTGATGATTTATTGGTAAAAGATGATTGTGTCGATACATTGACAGGAATTTCCTCAGGTACAGATGAATTTAGGTCAGAAAATGACACAAACTGGGATCCCCAAAAAGAGTTCATTCAGTTTCTTATGACTAATGAAGACACAGTGGATAAAGCTCCAGTTCACTCTAAAGTAGGtctagagaaaaagagaaagcgaAAAATGGATGTAAGCAAGATTACTCGTTATACTGAGGATTGCTTTAGTGATTCTAATTGTATACCCAATAAGTCAAAAATGCTAGAGGTAGACTTTCTGGAACAGAATGAAGAACTACAAGCAATAGACTCACAGAAATATGCATTATCAAAAGTGAAGCCTGAATCAACTGATGAAGACTTGGAATCTGTagatgcttttcagcatctaatTTATAACCCAGATAAGTGTGGAGAAGACAGTTCACCTGTTCATAGTAGCACTTTTCTCTCaaataccttaaaaaagaaatgtgaagaaaGTGATTCCGAGTCACCTGCTACTTTCAGCACTGAAGAGCCATCGTTCTACCCCTGTACAAAGTGCAATGtgaattttagggagaaaaagcaCCTCCACAGGCATATGATGTATCATTTAGATGGGAATAGCCACTTTCGCCATCTTAATGTCCCAAGGCCATATGCTTGTAGAGAATGTGGACGGACATTTCGAGATCGTAACTCACTTCTAAAGCATATGATTATTCaccaagaaagaagacagaagttGATGGAGGAAATTCGTGAATTGAAAGAACTTCAGGATGAAGGAAGAAGTGCACGATTACAGTGCCCACAGTGTGTGTTTGGTACCAATTGCCCTAAGACATTTGTGCAGCATGCTAAAACCCatgaaaaagataaaaggtaCTACTGTTGTGAAGAGTGTAACTTCATGGCAGTGACAGAAAATGAATTAGAATGCCATCGAGGCATTGCCCATGGAGCAGTGGTAAAATGCCCTATCGTCAGTTCTGATGTAGCCCAGAGAAAAACGCAAAAAAAGACTTTCATGAAAGATTCTCTTATAGGATCATCCAAAAAATCAGCCACCTACATATGTAAGATGTGTCCTTTTACTACTTCAGccagaagtattttaaaaaaacacatggagTACTTGCATTCATCATCATGCATTGATTCATTTGGTAGTCCTCTTGGActtgataaaagaaaaagtgacatTCTCGAAGAACCTATCGATATTGATAGCACTAAACCATTAATTAAACAGCAGTCAACCACATTTCCAAAGAACTCTGCTTTAAAACAAGATGTAAAGCGAACATTTGGATCATCCTCACAATCAAGTAATTTTTCCAAATTCCATAAGAGACCACACAGAATACAAAAAGCTCGGAAAAGCATTGCCCAGTCAGGTGTAAACGTGTGCAATCAAAACAATTCTCACAAGACTGTTACGATTAAAAGCAGCACTGACCAAAAACCGAAGTATTTCCAtcaagcagcaaaagaaaaatctaatGCCAAGGCAAACAGCAACTATTTATATAGACACAAATATGAAAACTACAGGATGATCAAAAAATCAGGTGAATCATATCCTCTACATTTCAAAAAAGAAGAGCCCAGTTCATTAAATTCTTTACATCTGTTCTCATCATCAGGTAATTCTCACAACAATAGTTTCATTTCAGACCCTCAAAATTCTGACACCAAAAGGCCGGAAAGCTTCAAAGAACATAGGCGTGTAGCTGTAAAGAGAGTAGTTAAGGAGTCTAAGAAGGAAAGTTCTGTTGGAGGAGAAGACTTGGATAGCTATCCAGATTTCTTGCATAAAATGACTGTTGTTGTTCTGCAGAAACTTAACTCCGCTGAAAAGAAAGATAGCTATGAAACAGAAGATGAAAGTTCCTGGGATAATGTTGAGCTAGGTGACTACACTACACAGGCTATAGAAGATGAAACCTATAATGATATTAATCAAGAACATGTAAACTTATTCCCGCTGTTTAAAAGCAAGGTGGAAGGTCAAGAGCCCGGAGAAAATGCTACCCTTAGTTATGATCAAAATGATggcttttattttgaatattatgaaGATGCTGGAACTAATAACTTTTTGCATGACATACATGATCCTCAGCATTTAGAAAATGCGGAAACTTCATTGTCAAAGCATAGTTCTGTTTTTCACTGGACTGATTTGTCTCTTGAGAAGAAATCATGTCCTTACTGCCCAGCAACATTTGAAACAGGTGTTGGATTGTCAAATCATGTCCGAGGACATCTTCACAGAGCTGGACTAAGCTATGAAGCCCGACATGTTGTATCACCAGAACAAATAGCCACAAGTGACAAAATGCAACATTTCAAAAGAACTGGCACAGGGACACCTGTTAAGCGAGTTAGAAAAG ctatAGAGAAGTCTGAAACCACTTCTGAACACACTTGTCAGCTCTGTGGTGGTTGGTTTGATACTAAAATTGGATTATCGAATCATGTTAGAGGCCATCTGAAAAGACTTGGAAAGACCAAATGGGATGCTCACAAATCTCCAATCTGTGTTTTGAATGAGATGAtgcagaatgaagaaaaatatgaaaagatcttGAAAGCATTGAACAGTCGTCGTATTATTCCCAGACCATTTGTAGCTCAAAAATTTGCATCAAGTGATGACTTTCTATCTCAAAATGTTATACCTCTTGAAGCATACCGTAATGGCCTAAAGACTGAAGCTTTATCAGTGTCTGCATCAGAAGAAGAAGGGCTGAGTTTCTTAAATGAATACgatgaaacaaaaccagaactgcccagtggaaaaaagaatcaGTCTCTTACACTGATAgaactgcttaaaaataaaaggatgggagaagaaaggaattctGCTATTTCTCCTCAAAAAATTCATAATCAAACTGCAAGGAAGAGATTTGTTCAGAAGTGTGTTCTTCCATTAAGTGAAGATAGTCCATTGATGTATCAGCCACAAAGGATGGATTTGACTATGCACTCAG GTATGCCTGTGAAGCTTAGAACATGTGTGCATTGCAATACGACGTTTACAAGTGCTGTTAGCCTGTCCAACCACTTACGCGCTTATGCACGAAAGAAGAGTGCTGGACTTTTGACTGGTACAG CCTTAGATTGTAAACAAAAGAAATCAAGGTCAAGATCTGGAAGCAAGAAGAAGATGCTGTCATTACCTCATGGTGCTGACGAGGTTTACATTCTCCGATGCAG GTTTTGTGGCCTAGTCTTTCGTGGACCATTGTCTGTTCAGGAAGACTGGATTAAGCACTTACAACGACACATTGTAAACGCTAATCTTCCACGGACTGGAGCTGGCATGGTGGAAGTCACGTCACTACTTAAAAAGCCTGCCTCCATTACAGAAACTTCATTTTCTCTACTAATGGCAGAAGCAGCTTCATAG
- the ZNF644 gene encoding zinc finger protein 644 isoform X3: MDDVKINTEITGAKEELLDNNSFISDKESGVHKPKDCQTSFQINNTLTLPEELSKDKSEKALSGGQSTLFIHAGAPTVSSENFILPKGAAVNGPVLHSSLTKTSNMNKGSVSLTTGQPVDQPTTESCSTLKVAPDLQLSTPQKASQHQVLFLLSDVAHAKNPTHSIKKLPTSASVGCDIQNSVGSSIKSESTLISQVEVGEDSDDLLVKDDCVDTLTGISSGTDEFRSENDTNWDPQKEFIQFLMTNEDTVDKAPVHSKVGLEKKRKRKMDVSKITRYTEDCFSDSNCIPNKSKMLEVDFLEQNEELQAIDSQKYALSKVKPESTDEDLESVDAFQHLIYNPDKCGEDSSPVHSSTFLSNTLKKKCEESDSESPATFSTEEPSFYPCTKCNVNFREKKHLHRHMMYHLDGNSHFRHLNVPRPYACRECGRTFRDRNSLLKHMIIHQERRQKLMEEIRELKELQDEGRSARLQCPQCVFGTNCPKTFVQHAKTHEKDKRYYCCEECNFMAVTENELECHRGIAHGAVVKCPIVSSDVAQRKTQKKTFMKDSLIGSSKKSATYICKMCPFTTSARSILKKHMEYLHSSSCIDSFGSPLGLDKRKSDILEEPIDIDSTKPLIKQQSTTFPKNSALKQDVKRTFGSSSQSSNFSKFHKRPHRIQKARKSIAQSGVNVCNQNNSHKTVTIKSSTDQKPKYFHQAAKEKSNAKANSNYLYRHKYENYRMIKKSGESYPLHFKKEEPSSLNSLHLFSSSGNSHNNSFISDPQNSDTKRPESFKEHRRVAVKRVVKESKKESSVGGEDLDSYPDFLHKMTVVVLQKLNSAEKKDSYETEDESSWDNVELGDYTTQAIEDETYNDINQEHVNLFPLFKSKVEGQEPGENATLSYDQNDGFYFEYYEDAGTNNFLHDIHDPQHLENAETSLSKHSSVFHWTDLSLEKKSCPYCPATFETGVGLSNHVRGHLHRAGLSYEARHVVSPEQIATSDKMQHFKRTGTGTPVKRVRKAIEKSETTSEHTCQLCGGWFDTKIGLSNHVRGHLKRLGKTKWDAHKSPICVLNEMMQNEEKYEKILKALNSRRIIPRPFVAQKFASSDDFLSQNVIPLEAYRNGLKTEALSVSASEEEGLSFLNEYDETKPELPSGKKNQSLTLIELLKNKRMGEERNSAISPQKIHNQTARKRFVQKCVLPLSEDSPLMYQPQRMDLTMHSALDCKQKKSRSRSGSKKKMLSLPHGADEVYILRCRFCGLVFRGPLSVQEDWIKHLQRHIVNANLPRTGAGMVEVTSLLKKPASITETSFSLLMAEAAS, from the exons ATGGATGATGTGAAGATAAACACCGAAATTACTGGTGCTAAAGAAGAACTCCTAGATAACAACAGTTTTATCTCAGACAAAGAAAGTGGAGTTCATAAACCAAAAGATTGTCAAACatcatttcagataaataatacGCTCACTCTGCCTGAAGAACTGTCAAAGGACAAATCTGAAAAAGCCTTAAGTGGAGGCCAGTCTACTCTGTTTATACATGCTGGTGCTCCTACTGTTTCTAGTGAAAATTTTATCTTGCCTAAAGGAGCTGCTGTTAATGGACCAGTTTTACACTCCTCCTTAACTAAGACTTCCAATATGAATAAAGGCAGCGTTTCATTAACCACTGGACAACCTGTGGATCAGCCAACAACAGAATCTTGTTCAACTTTGAAGGTGGCACCTGATCTTCAACTATCTACACCACAGAAAGCAAGTCAAcaccaagttttatttttgttatcagATGTAGCACATGCTAAAAATCCAACCCATTCCATTAAAAAACTACCTACCTCTGCTTCCGTTGGTTGTGACATTCAGAATTCAGTAGGGAGTAGTATAAAGTCAGAGAGCACTTTAATAAGTCAAGTAGAGGTGGGTGAGGATAGTGATGATTTATTGGTAAAAGATGATTGTGTCGATACATTGACAGGAATTTCCTCAGGTACAGATGAATTTAGGTCAGAAAATGACACAAACTGGGATCCCCAAAAAGAGTTCATTCAGTTTCTTATGACTAATGAAGACACAGTGGATAAAGCTCCAGTTCACTCTAAAGTAGGtctagagaaaaagagaaagcgaAAAATGGATGTAAGCAAGATTACTCGTTATACTGAGGATTGCTTTAGTGATTCTAATTGTATACCCAATAAGTCAAAAATGCTAGAGGTAGACTTTCTGGAACAGAATGAAGAACTACAAGCAATAGACTCACAGAAATATGCATTATCAAAAGTGAAGCCTGAATCAACTGATGAAGACTTGGAATCTGTagatgcttttcagcatctaatTTATAACCCAGATAAGTGTGGAGAAGACAGTTCACCTGTTCATAGTAGCACTTTTCTCTCaaataccttaaaaaagaaatgtgaagaaaGTGATTCCGAGTCACCTGCTACTTTCAGCACTGAAGAGCCATCGTTCTACCCCTGTACAAAGTGCAATGtgaattttagggagaaaaagcaCCTCCACAGGCATATGATGTATCATTTAGATGGGAATAGCCACTTTCGCCATCTTAATGTCCCAAGGCCATATGCTTGTAGAGAATGTGGACGGACATTTCGAGATCGTAACTCACTTCTAAAGCATATGATTATTCaccaagaaagaagacagaagttGATGGAGGAAATTCGTGAATTGAAAGAACTTCAGGATGAAGGAAGAAGTGCACGATTACAGTGCCCACAGTGTGTGTTTGGTACCAATTGCCCTAAGACATTTGTGCAGCATGCTAAAACCCatgaaaaagataaaaggtaCTACTGTTGTGAAGAGTGTAACTTCATGGCAGTGACAGAAAATGAATTAGAATGCCATCGAGGCATTGCCCATGGAGCAGTGGTAAAATGCCCTATCGTCAGTTCTGATGTAGCCCAGAGAAAAACGCAAAAAAAGACTTTCATGAAAGATTCTCTTATAGGATCATCCAAAAAATCAGCCACCTACATATGTAAGATGTGTCCTTTTACTACTTCAGccagaagtattttaaaaaaacacatggagTACTTGCATTCATCATCATGCATTGATTCATTTGGTAGTCCTCTTGGActtgataaaagaaaaagtgacatTCTCGAAGAACCTATCGATATTGATAGCACTAAACCATTAATTAAACAGCAGTCAACCACATTTCCAAAGAACTCTGCTTTAAAACAAGATGTAAAGCGAACATTTGGATCATCCTCACAATCAAGTAATTTTTCCAAATTCCATAAGAGACCACACAGAATACAAAAAGCTCGGAAAAGCATTGCCCAGTCAGGTGTAAACGTGTGCAATCAAAACAATTCTCACAAGACTGTTACGATTAAAAGCAGCACTGACCAAAAACCGAAGTATTTCCAtcaagcagcaaaagaaaaatctaatGCCAAGGCAAACAGCAACTATTTATATAGACACAAATATGAAAACTACAGGATGATCAAAAAATCAGGTGAATCATATCCTCTACATTTCAAAAAAGAAGAGCCCAGTTCATTAAATTCTTTACATCTGTTCTCATCATCAGGTAATTCTCACAACAATAGTTTCATTTCAGACCCTCAAAATTCTGACACCAAAAGGCCGGAAAGCTTCAAAGAACATAGGCGTGTAGCTGTAAAGAGAGTAGTTAAGGAGTCTAAGAAGGAAAGTTCTGTTGGAGGAGAAGACTTGGATAGCTATCCAGATTTCTTGCATAAAATGACTGTTGTTGTTCTGCAGAAACTTAACTCCGCTGAAAAGAAAGATAGCTATGAAACAGAAGATGAAAGTTCCTGGGATAATGTTGAGCTAGGTGACTACACTACACAGGCTATAGAAGATGAAACCTATAATGATATTAATCAAGAACATGTAAACTTATTCCCGCTGTTTAAAAGCAAGGTGGAAGGTCAAGAGCCCGGAGAAAATGCTACCCTTAGTTATGATCAAAATGATggcttttattttgaatattatgaaGATGCTGGAACTAATAACTTTTTGCATGACATACATGATCCTCAGCATTTAGAAAATGCGGAAACTTCATTGTCAAAGCATAGTTCTGTTTTTCACTGGACTGATTTGTCTCTTGAGAAGAAATCATGTCCTTACTGCCCAGCAACATTTGAAACAGGTGTTGGATTGTCAAATCATGTCCGAGGACATCTTCACAGAGCTGGACTAAGCTATGAAGCCCGACATGTTGTATCACCAGAACAAATAGCCACAAGTGACAAAATGCAACATTTCAAAAGAACTGGCACAGGGACACCTGTTAAGCGAGTTAGAAAAG ctatAGAGAAGTCTGAAACCACTTCTGAACACACTTGTCAGCTCTGTGGTGGTTGGTTTGATACTAAAATTGGATTATCGAATCATGTTAGAGGCCATCTGAAAAGACTTGGAAAGACCAAATGGGATGCTCACAAATCTCCAATCTGTGTTTTGAATGAGATGAtgcagaatgaagaaaaatatgaaaagatcttGAAAGCATTGAACAGTCGTCGTATTATTCCCAGACCATTTGTAGCTCAAAAATTTGCATCAAGTGATGACTTTCTATCTCAAAATGTTATACCTCTTGAAGCATACCGTAATGGCCTAAAGACTGAAGCTTTATCAGTGTCTGCATCAGAAGAAGAAGGGCTGAGTTTCTTAAATGAATACgatgaaacaaaaccagaactgcccagtggaaaaaagaatcaGTCTCTTACACTGATAgaactgcttaaaaataaaaggatgggagaagaaaggaattctGCTATTTCTCCTCAAAAAATTCATAATCAAACTGCAAGGAAGAGATTTGTTCAGAAGTGTGTTCTTCCATTAAGTGAAGATAGTCCATTGATGTATCAGCCACAAAGGATGGATTTGACTATGCACTCAG CCTTAGATTGTAAACAAAAGAAATCAAGGTCAAGATCTGGAAGCAAGAAGAAGATGCTGTCATTACCTCATGGTGCTGACGAGGTTTACATTCTCCGATGCAG GTTTTGTGGCCTAGTCTTTCGTGGACCATTGTCTGTTCAGGAAGACTGGATTAAGCACTTACAACGACACATTGTAAACGCTAATCTTCCACGGACTGGAGCTGGCATGGTGGAAGTCACGTCACTACTTAAAAAGCCTGCCTCCATTACAGAAACTTCATTTTCTCTACTAATGGCAGAAGCAGCTTCATAG